Genomic DNA from Planktomarina temperata RCA23:
TTGCGCGCCATATCGGCCAGAGTTTTGACCTCCTTTGCGCCTTTGGACAAAAGATCTTCCACGGGCGCGCGATTGCGATGGGCCAGAACATAGACTGGGTAACCTGCCGCCAAGAGGTTCTTTGCAATACCGTGTCCCATAAGGCCAACGCCTATAAATCCGATCGTCTCTGCTGTGTTATTCATGACTTGTCCTTATTACGGTGTTGCCGAGACTCGCTTTCAGTTCTGAAACTCCGCGCCGTCTTCGGTGAATTTGGAGTGAAAATAGGCGCCCTTGTCAAGTCGCGGCCTTGCGGCGCCGGCGGTTTGCCTGCTGCGGTGATTGCATCTTACATGGCCGCCCTGCGTTCAAATCGTTTCAGGCGATGAGCGCTGAGGGATCCGCAGATAGACAATACAAAGATGGCGACAATCAATATGAGCGGTGTCCCGTCAAAAAATTGCCCGGCGACCGAGGCCAATAGGATAGAGCCCAAGGTCGCAACCGCGCTGGTGACGCTGGCGGCTGTGCCGGCGATATGCCCGAGTGGCTCCATAGCCAAAGCTGTGAGGTTGCCCAACGTCATTCCGGCTTGAAAAAACAGTCCGAAAATCCAAAAGATGAAAAGCGCAAAGCCAAGATCACCGGCCATCAGCCCTTGCGCGTATAGAAGCAGCATCCCGAGGCTCCAGACAATCTGTATGCGCAGGGCCGCACTGATCAGGCGACGCATTCCGAGGCGCATGACGATCATGGAGTTGAGAAAACTGGCCGAGGCGGACAGGCCCGCCACCAAGGCAAACCATTGGGGAAAACTGTCGGCGCGGTTGTAGAATTGATCGAAGATCTGTTGCACCATGAGGATGCTCAAAAACAGCATCGCATAGGCAAACACCATGGTCAGCATCGACATGCGCACCATGCCGAGGGAAAATATCTCGACCAAGGCGGTTTGAAAAGCCTTTCTGCGGAAGGGGATGCGCTGCTCTGGTGCTAGGGGTTCTTGAATTCGCAATCCGGTCCAAGTGGTGCTCAGGGCTGAAAATACAATGAAAATCACAAAGATTGATTGCCAAGCAAAAATTGAGATCAATCCTGCCCCAAGCAAGGGGGCAAGAGCGGGAACAATGGAGAAAATAATCATAACAAATGAGGAAATCTGTGCCATTTGGCGCCCAGAATACAGATCGCGGATCAAAGCTTGGGAGACAACGCGCGGGGCGGCGGCACCGAAGCCTTGACAGAGGCGCGCAATAATCATGGTCTCAAGATTGCTGGCGAAAATACAGATGATGGAGGCCAAAATATAAAGCCCCGCGCCCCAATAAATCACGGTTTTACGGCCAAAGCTGTCCGACAGCGGGCCGGCGATTAATGTACCGGCAGACATGCCAATAATGAAGGTCGACAAGATCAACTGCACGTTATTGGGGCGCTCAGGTGTCAGTTGCGCAGCGATATCGGGCAGCGCCGGCAACATCGCATCGATCGAGATGGCAACGGTCGCGACCAGCATGGCCATCAGGGTGATAAATTCAGGAGTTGAGATCCGCATGAGTTTCCAGATTTAAATGTATGAGAACTTAGTCATGG
This window encodes:
- a CDS encoding multidrug effflux MFS transporter, which encodes MRISTPEFITLMAMLVATVAISIDAMLPALPDIAAQLTPERPNNVQLILSTFIIGMSAGTLIAGPLSDSFGRKTVIYWGAGLYILASIICIFASNLETMIIARLCQGFGAAAPRVVSQALIRDLYSGRQMAQISSFVMIIFSIVPALAPLLGAGLISIFAWQSIFVIFIVFSALSTTWTGLRIQEPLAPEQRIPFRRKAFQTALVEIFSLGMVRMSMLTMVFAYAMLFLSILMVQQIFDQFYNRADSFPQWFALVAGLSASASFLNSMIVMRLGMRRLISAALRIQIVWSLGMLLLYAQGLMAGDLGFALFIFWIFGLFFQAGMTLGNLTALAMEPLGHIAGTAASVTSAVATLGSILLASVAGQFFDGTPLILIVAIFVLSICGSLSAHRLKRFERRAAM